One window of the Enterobacter huaxiensis genome contains the following:
- the pflB gene encoding formate C-acetyltransferase has product MNVTIDTGVAPYSDAWAGFRGEEWKNAVNVRDFIQHNYTPYDGDEAFLAQATPATTALWQKVMVGIRQENATHAPVDFDTNIATTITAHGPGYIDQDLETIVGLQTDRPLKRALHPYGGINMIRSSFEAYGREMDPQFEYLFTDLRKTHNQGVFDVYSPDMMRCRKSGVLTGLPDGYGRGRIIGDYRRVALYGIRYLVRERELQFADLQGRLERGEDLEATIRLREELAEHRRALLQIQQMAANYGFDISRPAMNAQEAVQWVYFAYLAAVKSQNGGAMSLGRTASFLDIYMERDLQAGRLNEVQAQELIDHFIMKIRMVRFLRTPEFDTLFSGDPIWATEVIGGMGLDGRTLVTKNSFRYLHTLHTMGPAPEPNLTILWSEQLPIAFKKYAAQMSIDTSSLQYENDDLMRADFNSDDYAIACCVSPMVIGKQMQFFGARANLAKTLLYAINGGVDEKLKIQVGPKTEPLLDDVLDYDTVMASLDHFMDWLAVQYISALNLIHYMHDKYSYEASLMALHDRDVYRTMACGIAGLSVAADSLAAIKYATVKPVRDHTGLAVDFVIEGDYPQYGNNDDRVDSIACDLVERFMKKIQALPTYRNAVPTQSILTITSNVVYGQKTGNTPDGRRGGTPFAPGANPMHGRDRKGAVASLTSVAKLPFTYAKDGISYTFSIVPQALGKDQMVRKTNLVGLLDGYFHHEAAVEGGQHLNVNVMNREMLLDAIAHPENYPNLTIRVSGYAVRFNALTHEQQQDVISRTFTQAL; this is encoded by the coding sequence ATGAATGTAACGATCGATACGGGCGTCGCGCCCTACAGCGACGCATGGGCCGGGTTTCGCGGTGAAGAATGGAAAAACGCCGTCAACGTGCGCGATTTTATTCAGCATAACTACACCCCTTATGACGGCGATGAAGCTTTCCTCGCGCAGGCGACGCCAGCAACGACGGCGCTGTGGCAGAAGGTAATGGTCGGCATTCGCCAGGAGAACGCTACCCACGCGCCGGTGGATTTTGACACCAACATTGCCACCACCATTACCGCCCACGGGCCGGGCTATATCGACCAGGACCTGGAGACGATCGTCGGCCTGCAAACCGATAGGCCGCTCAAGCGCGCGCTGCACCCGTACGGCGGGATCAACATGATCCGCAGCTCCTTTGAAGCGTACGGTCGCGAGATGGATCCGCAGTTTGAATATCTGTTTACCGACCTGCGCAAAACCCACAACCAGGGCGTATTCGACGTCTACTCCCCGGACATGATGCGCTGCCGTAAGTCCGGCGTGCTCACCGGCCTGCCGGACGGCTACGGGCGCGGGCGCATCATCGGCGACTACCGCCGCGTGGCGCTGTACGGCATCCGCTATCTGGTGCGCGAGCGCGAGCTGCAGTTCGCCGATCTGCAGGGCAGGCTGGAGCGCGGTGAAGATCTCGAGGCCACGATCCGCCTGCGTGAAGAGCTGGCGGAGCACAGGCGCGCGCTGCTGCAGATCCAGCAGATGGCGGCGAACTACGGCTTTGATATTTCGCGCCCGGCGATGAACGCGCAGGAAGCGGTGCAGTGGGTCTATTTTGCCTACCTTGCCGCGGTGAAATCCCAGAACGGCGGGGCGATGTCGCTGGGGCGCACGGCCTCGTTCCTCGATATTTACATGGAACGCGACCTGCAGGCCGGACGTCTGAACGAGGTGCAGGCGCAGGAGCTGATCGACCACTTCATCATGAAGATCCGCATGGTGCGCTTCCTGCGCACGCCGGAGTTCGACACGCTCTTCTCCGGCGATCCGATCTGGGCGACGGAGGTGATCGGCGGCATGGGGCTGGACGGCCGCACGCTGGTCACCAAAAACAGCTTCCGCTATCTGCACACGCTGCACACCATGGGGCCTGCACCGGAGCCGAACCTGACGATCCTCTGGTCTGAACAGCTGCCGATCGCGTTCAAGAAATACGCCGCGCAGATGTCTATCGACACCTCATCCCTGCAGTATGAGAACGACGATCTGATGCGTGCCGACTTCAACAGCGATGACTACGCCATCGCCTGCTGCGTCAGCCCGATGGTGATCGGCAAGCAGATGCAGTTCTTCGGCGCGCGCGCCAACCTCGCCAAAACGCTGCTGTACGCGATCAACGGCGGGGTGGACGAGAAGCTGAAGATCCAGGTCGGGCCTAAAACCGAGCCGCTGCTGGACGACGTGCTGGATTACGACACCGTAATGGCGAGCCTGGATCACTTTATGGACTGGCTGGCGGTGCAGTACATCAGCGCGCTGAACCTCATTCACTACATGCATGATAAGTACAGCTACGAAGCCTCGCTGATGGCGCTGCACGATCGCGACGTGTATCGCACTATGGCCTGCGGCATAGCCGGTCTGTCGGTGGCGGCGGACTCCCTTGCGGCCATCAAATACGCCACGGTGAAGCCGGTGCGCGACCACACCGGCCTGGCGGTCGATTTTGTCATCGAAGGTGACTACCCGCAGTACGGCAACAACGACGACCGCGTGGACAGCATCGCCTGCGACCTGGTGGAGCGCTTTATGAAGAAAATTCAGGCGCTGCCAACCTACCGCAACGCGGTCCCGACCCAGTCGATCCTGACCATCACCTCTAACGTGGTTTACGGCCAGAAGACCGGGAACACGCCGGACGGACGCCGCGGCGGCACGCCGTTTGCCCCGGGTGCAAACCCGATGCACGGGCGCGACAGAAAGGGGGCCGTGGCCTCGTTAACCTCGGTCGCCAAGCTGCCGTTCACCTACGCCAAAGACGGGATCTCCTACACCTTCTCCATCGTGCCGCAGGCGCTGGGCAAGGATCAGATGGTGCGCAAAACCAACCTGGTGGGGCTGCTGGACGGGTACTTCCACCATGAAGCGGCCGTTGAGGGTGGGCAGCACCTGAACGTCAACGTTATGAACCGGGAGATGCTGCTGGATGCAATTGCCCATCCGGAGAATTATCCAAACCTGACCATCCGCGTTTCTGGCTATGCGGTGCGGTTTAACGCCCTGACGCACGAGCAGCAGCAGGACGTCATTTCGCGGACGTTCACCCAGGCACTATAG
- a CDS encoding Hcp family type VI secretion system effector produces the protein MAVPVHIWLYDDGGSLIKGSCDVQDREGSVETRGLTHNLSIPADPLSGRLTGTRKHAPFLFEKEIDSSSPYLYKAVATGQNLKKVEIRYYRINDAGWEVEYFRTELEGVKVVSISPIVNDTRNCPSTGHLESIQLRYEKATWTYCDGNIQFVDAWNERTSA, from the coding sequence ATGGCCGTACCTGTTCACATTTGGTTATATGACGACGGTGGCTCACTCATTAAAGGTTCATGTGATGTTCAGGATCGTGAAGGGAGTGTTGAAACTAGAGGCTTGACCCATAATTTGAGTATTCCAGCCGATCCACTCTCCGGAAGATTAACCGGAACGAGGAAACATGCTCCTTTCCTGTTCGAGAAGGAGATTGATAGCTCATCTCCCTATCTTTATAAGGCGGTAGCGACAGGGCAAAACCTTAAGAAGGTTGAGATTAGATATTACCGAATTAATGATGCAGGTTGGGAAGTTGAATATTTTAGAACGGAGCTGGAAGGTGTAAAAGTTGTCTCTATCTCCCCTATTGTTAACGATACACGTAATTGCCCTAGTACTGGTCATCTTGAATCTATTCAATTGCGCTACGAAAAAGCGACCTGGACCTATTGTGACGGCAATATTCAGTTTGTTGATGCATGGAATGAACGTACGTCGGCATGA
- the tdcD gene encoding propionate kinase produces MIEFPVVLVINCGSSSVKFSALDATTCDALMTGIADGINTEQAFIAVNGGGPARLAHQDYEGALAAIALELEKRNLMSSVALIGHRIAHGGELFSESTLITEQVIAQIREVSPLAPLHNYANLSGVEAAERLFPNVQQVAVFDTSFHQTLPPQAYLYGLPYRYFEELGVRRYGFHGTSHRYVAAQAHALLGLSPDDSGLVIAHLGNGASICAVRNGESVDTSMGMTPLEGLVMGTRCGDVDFGAMAWIAQQTGQSFEDLERVVNKESGLLGISGISSDLRALEKAWHEGNERAALAIRTFVHRIARHIAGHAASLHRLDGVVFTGGIGENSTLIRGLVAERLEVFGITLDEAKNALPGSAGERVISTVSSRAACAVIPTNEEKMIALDALRLGKVTPAAAYA; encoded by the coding sequence ATGATTGAGTTTCCGGTTGTACTGGTTATTAACTGCGGATCGTCCTCTGTTAAGTTTTCAGCGCTTGACGCAACGACCTGCGATGCCCTGATGACGGGCATTGCGGACGGCATCAACACTGAACAGGCCTTTATTGCCGTGAACGGGGGTGGGCCAGCCAGACTGGCTCACCAGGACTACGAAGGGGCGCTGGCAGCCATCGCCCTGGAGCTGGAAAAACGCAACCTGATGAGCAGCGTGGCCTTGATTGGCCACCGCATCGCTCACGGCGGCGAGCTTTTCAGCGAGTCGACCCTGATCACGGAGCAGGTCATTGCGCAGATCCGCGAAGTCTCCCCGCTGGCACCGCTGCACAACTACGCCAACCTGAGCGGCGTAGAGGCGGCAGAGAGGCTGTTCCCGAACGTTCAGCAGGTGGCCGTGTTTGATACCAGCTTTCACCAGACGCTGCCTCCTCAGGCCTATCTTTACGGGCTGCCGTATCGTTATTTCGAGGAGCTGGGCGTGCGTCGCTACGGCTTCCACGGCACCTCTCACCGCTACGTGGCGGCGCAGGCGCACGCGCTTCTCGGGCTCTCCCCCGATGACAGCGGCCTGGTGATTGCCCATCTCGGTAACGGGGCGTCCATCTGCGCGGTGCGCAACGGCGAAAGCGTCGATACCTCCATGGGGATGACGCCGCTGGAAGGGCTGGTGATGGGTACGCGCTGCGGCGACGTGGACTTCGGCGCGATGGCGTGGATTGCCCAGCAGACCGGCCAGTCGTTTGAGGATCTGGAACGCGTGGTCAATAAAGAGTCCGGGCTGCTGGGGATCTCCGGCATCTCCTCTGATTTACGCGCGCTGGAAAAGGCCTGGCACGAAGGTAATGAACGGGCCGCGCTTGCCATCCGCACCTTCGTCCACCGCATTGCGCGGCACATTGCGGGTCACGCCGCGTCGCTGCACCGCCTGGATGGCGTGGTCTTTACCGGCGGCATCGGTGAAAACTCAACGCTCATTCGCGGGCTGGTGGCGGAACGCCTGGAGGTGTTCGGTATCACCCTCGACGAGGCCAAAAATGCCCTGCCGGGCAGCGCGGGTGAGCGCGTGATCTCCACCGTTTCCTCCCGCGCGGCCTGCGCGGTGATCCCAACCAACGAAGAAAAAATGATCGCGCTGGACGCCCTCCGTCTTGGGAAGGTCACCCCGGCCGCGGCTTACGCCTGA
- the tdcC gene encoding threonine/serine transporter TdcC, translating into MSNTESIIVGQTKTSTWRKSDTTWTLGLFGTAIGAGVLFFPIRAGFGGLIPILLMLVLAFPIAFYCHRALARLCLSGSNVSGNITETVEEHFGKTGGVVITFLYFFAICPLLWIYGVTITNTFMTFWENQLQLPALNRGFVALFLLLLMVFVIWFGKDLMVKVMSFLVFPFIASLVLISLSLIPYWNSAVIDQVNLSDIAFTGHDGILVTVWLGISIMVFSFNFSPIVSSFVVSKREEYEPEFGKEFTEQKCSKIIGRASLLMVAVVMFFAFSCLFTLSPQNMADAKAQNIPVLSYLANHFASMSGSKSTFATVLEYGASIIALVAIFKSFFGHYLGTLEGLNGLVLKFGYKGDKKKVSVGKLNTISMVFIMGSTWVVAYANPNILDLIEAMGAPIIASLLCLLPMYAIRKAPALAKYKGRPENIFVTVVGMLTILNIVYKLF; encoded by the coding sequence ATGAGCAACACAGAAAGCATTATCGTTGGCCAGACAAAAACGTCCACCTGGCGTAAGTCTGATACCACCTGGACGCTTGGCCTGTTTGGCACCGCCATTGGCGCGGGCGTGCTGTTCTTCCCCATTCGTGCAGGCTTCGGTGGCCTGATCCCCATCCTGCTGATGCTGGTTCTTGCCTTCCCGATCGCGTTCTACTGCCACCGCGCGCTGGCGCGCCTGTGTCTGTCAGGCAGTAACGTCTCGGGCAACATCACCGAAACGGTAGAAGAGCACTTCGGCAAAACCGGCGGGGTGGTGATCACCTTCCTCTACTTCTTTGCGATTTGCCCGCTGCTGTGGATTTACGGCGTCACCATTACCAACACCTTCATGACCTTCTGGGAAAACCAGCTTCAGCTGCCCGCGCTGAACCGCGGCTTTGTGGCGCTGTTCCTGCTGCTGCTGATGGTCTTTGTTATCTGGTTTGGTAAAGACCTGATGGTGAAGGTGATGAGCTTCCTGGTGTTCCCCTTTATCGCCAGCCTGGTGCTGATTTCCCTGTCGCTGATCCCGTACTGGAACTCTGCGGTTATCGACCAGGTTAACCTGAGCGATATCGCCTTCACCGGTCATGACGGCATTCTGGTCACTGTCTGGCTGGGGATCTCCATCATGGTCTTCTCCTTCAACTTCTCGCCTATCGTCTCGTCCTTCGTGGTGTCCAAGCGCGAAGAGTACGAACCTGAGTTCGGGAAAGAGTTTACCGAGCAGAAATGTTCCAAAATCATTGGCCGCGCCAGCCTGCTGATGGTGGCCGTGGTGATGTTCTTCGCCTTTAGCTGCCTGTTCACGCTCTCTCCGCAGAACATGGCGGATGCCAAAGCGCAGAACATTCCGGTGCTCTCTTATCTGGCAAACCACTTCGCGTCGATGTCGGGCAGCAAATCAACGTTCGCAACGGTGCTGGAATACGGCGCGTCCATCATCGCGCTGGTCGCTATCTTCAAATCCTTCTTCGGCCACTACCTCGGCACGCTGGAAGGGCTGAACGGTCTGGTCCTGAAATTCGGCTACAAGGGCGACAAGAAGAAAGTCTCCGTGGGCAAGCTGAACACCATCAGCATGGTCTTCATCATGGGCTCCACCTGGGTCGTGGCCTACGCCAACCCGAACATTCTGGACCTTATTGAAGCCATGGGCGCGCCAATCATCGCCTCTCTGCTGTGCCTGCTGCCGATGTATGCCATCCGCAAAGCGCCGGCGCTGGCGAAATACAAGGGCAGGCCGGAAAACATCTTCGTGACCGTTGTCGGCATGCTGACCATCCTGAATATCGTTTACAAACTGTTCTAA
- the tdcB gene encoding bifunctional threonine ammonia-lyase/L-serine ammonia-lyase TdcB yields MHITYDLPVTIEDIQDARKRLAGKIYKTGMPRSNYLSERCKGEIFLKFENMQRTGSFKIRGAFNKLSSLTDAEKRKGVVACSAGNHAQGVSLSCAMLGIDGKVVMPMGAPKSKVAATRDYSAEVVLHGENFNDTIAKVSEIVEMEGRIFIPPYDDPKVIAGQGTIGLEILEDLYDVDNVIVPVGGGGLIAGIATAIKSINPTINIIGVQSENVHGMAASYQAGEITNHRVTGTLADGCDVSRPGNLTFEIVRELVDDIVLVSEDDIRNSMIALIQRNKVVTEGAGALACAALISGKLDSYIQGRKTVCIISGGNIDLSRVSQITGFVDA; encoded by the coding sequence ATGCACATTACCTACGATCTCCCTGTAACCATTGAAGATATTCAGGACGCCAGAAAACGACTGGCAGGAAAAATTTATAAAACCGGTATGCCGCGCTCAAATTATCTCAGCGAACGCTGTAAAGGTGAGATATTCCTTAAGTTTGAAAATATGCAGCGTACCGGTTCGTTCAAAATTCGCGGTGCGTTTAATAAGCTAAGCTCGCTGACCGATGCGGAAAAACGTAAAGGCGTTGTTGCCTGTTCGGCGGGAAACCACGCCCAAGGCGTGTCGCTCTCCTGCGCCATGCTGGGTATCGACGGTAAAGTGGTGATGCCGATGGGCGCGCCGAAATCCAAGGTTGCCGCCACGCGCGACTACTCGGCAGAAGTGGTGCTCCACGGCGAGAATTTTAACGACACCATCGCCAAAGTGAGCGAAATCGTCGAGATGGAAGGGCGTATTTTTATCCCACCGTACGATGACCCAAAAGTGATTGCCGGGCAGGGCACCATCGGCCTGGAAATCCTCGAGGATTTATACGACGTGGATAACGTCATTGTGCCTGTCGGCGGCGGCGGTTTAATTGCCGGTATTGCAACGGCCATTAAGTCCATCAACCCAACCATTAATATTATCGGCGTGCAGTCTGAAAACGTTCACGGTATGGCGGCGTCGTATCAGGCCGGAGAAATAACGAACCACCGCGTTACCGGCACATTAGCGGACGGTTGCGACGTTTCTCGCCCGGGTAATTTAACCTTCGAAATCGTTCGCGAATTAGTCGATGACATTGTGCTGGTCAGCGAAGACGATATTCGCAACAGCATGATTGCACTTATTCAGCGAAATAAAGTGGTTACGGAAGGCGCAGGCGCGCTCGCCTGCGCGGCGTTAATAAGCGGCAAGCTCGATAGCTATATTCAGGGCCGAAAAACCGTCTGCATTATTTCCGGGGGCAATATCGATCTCTCCCGTGTTTCCCAAATTACCGGCTTCGTTGACGCATAA
- the tdcA gene encoding transcriptional regulator TdcA, protein MNTIILPKTQHLVVFQEVIKSGSIGSAARQLGLTQPAVSKIISDIESYFGVEVMVRKNTGVKLTAAGQVLLSYSESITREMKNMVSEINSLSFSTVMDVSFGYPSLIGFTFLSEMIKKFKEVFPKARVSMYEAQLSSFLPAIRDGRLDFAIGTLSDEMLLQDLHVEPLFESEFVLVASKSRTCTGPTTLASLTHEQWVMPQTDMGYYKELLTTLQDNHISIENIVQTDSVVTIYNLVLNADYLTVIPRDMIAPFGSDQFIVLPVEDELPVARYAAVWSKNYSIKKSASVLVELAKQYSSMNIESRR, encoded by the coding sequence ATGAACACTATTATTCTACCGAAAACACAGCACCTCGTGGTATTTCAGGAAGTCATTAAAAGTGGCTCCATAGGTTCTGCTGCCAGACAGCTGGGTTTGACGCAGCCGGCGGTCAGTAAAATTATCAGCGACATCGAATCCTACTTCGGCGTGGAAGTGATGGTTCGCAAGAACACTGGCGTAAAACTGACTGCGGCAGGCCAGGTTCTGCTGTCCTATTCTGAGTCGATCACCCGTGAGATGAAGAACATGGTGAGCGAGATTAACAGCCTCAGTTTTAGCACCGTCATGGACGTCTCCTTTGGCTATCCGTCGCTGATTGGCTTCACCTTCCTGTCTGAGATGATCAAAAAATTCAAGGAAGTGTTCCCGAAAGCGCGCGTCTCGATGTATGAAGCACAGCTCTCTTCGTTCCTGCCCGCCATTCGCGACGGGCGCCTTGATTTTGCCATCGGCACGCTGAGCGACGAAATGCTGCTGCAGGATCTTCACGTCGAGCCGCTGTTTGAATCCGAGTTTGTGCTGGTTGCCAGCAAATCACGAACGTGCACCGGCCCGACGACACTGGCATCGCTCACGCATGAACAGTGGGTGATGCCGCAAACCGATATGGGCTACTACAAAGAACTTCTGACCACCCTGCAAGACAACCACATCAGCATTGAAAACATCGTCCAGACCGATTCCGTCGTCACCATTTATAACCTTGTCCTCAATGCCGATTATCTGACGGTTATTCCCCGCGACATGATTGCGCCGTTCGGCTCCGACCAGTTTATTGTTCTGCCGGTTGAAGATGAATTACCCGTGGCGCGTTATGCCGCCGTGTGGTCAAAGAATTACAGCATTAAAAAATCAGCGTCAGTCCTGGTTGAGCTGGCGAAGCAATATTCGTCGATGAATATCGAAAGTCGACGATGA